A region from the Lagopus muta isolate bLagMut1 chromosome 27, bLagMut1 primary, whole genome shotgun sequence genome encodes:
- the LETM2 gene encoding LETM1 domain-containing protein LETM2, mitochondrial isoform X1, protein MALRSWSALLALAKPRLRSRGSQLLLHSISPCSPAIALVQLVDLHLNQTCGRPSQRQPHAQPDPRLPHPAAEAVQWFHTSTCVLREPQEQPAPTRGAAPTPTPAGGTENPVGKKSWHQKIVCEVKHYYNGFHLLWIDTKVAARMVWRLLHGQVLTRRERRRLLRTCADLFRLVPFLVFIVVPFMEFLLPVFLKLFPEMLPSTFETESKKEEKQKKKLNAKLELAKFLQETIAEMAKRNKADTGQGKQFSSYVHQIRHTGHKPSTQEIVSFSKLFEDELTLEHLERPQLVALCKLLELQPIGTNNLLRFQLLLRLRTIKADDEMIAKEGVNGLSVSELQSACRARGMRSLGLSEEQLKEQLRQWLDLHLKENVPPSLLLLSRALYLIDVKPQPLPENKISETEEVMTSIPEDQETLVDPAPIAQARKVREEQKHKNEEFVPRPPEKLPVSEVPVKPLQQETKLEASQSSKAGANGV, encoded by the exons ATGGCACTGCGCAGCTGGAGCGCGCTGCTGGCGCTGGCCAAGCCCAGGCTCAGGTCCAG AggctcccagctcctcctgcactcCATCTCTCCGTGCTCCCCAGCAATTGCTTTGGTCCAACTGGTGGATTTGCACTTAAACCAGACTTGTGGACGCCCTTCACAACGCCAGCCCCACGCACAACCGGACCCCCGCCTGCCTCACCCTGCAGCTGAAGCCGTGCAATGGTTCCACACATCCACCTGTGTGCTCCGGGagccccaggagcagcctgCACCCACCCGAGGTGCTGCACCCACCCCAACACCAGCAGGAGGCACAGAAAACCCTGTAGGGAAAAAATCCTGGCACCAAAAAATTGTCTGTGAAGTGAAGCATTATTACAACGGGTTCCACTTGCTCTGGATTGATACTAAGGTTGCTGCCAGGATGGTGTGGAGGCTGCTGCATGGTCAGGTTCTCACTAGGAGAGAGAGACGAAGG TTGCTGAGGACCTGTGCAGATCTTTTCCGGCTGGTTCCTTTCCTGGTGTTTATCGTTGTTCCCTTCATGGAGTTTCTGTTGCCAGTGTTCTTGAAACTCTTTCCTGAAATGCTGCCCTCAACGTTTGAGACAGAGTCAAAAAAG gaagaaaagcagaagaagaaattaaatgcaaagcTGGAATTAGCAAAGTTCTTGCAAGAGACCATTGCAGAGATGGccaaaaggaacaaagcagaTACAGGACAAGGAAAACAGTTCTCTTCCTATGTGCACCAG attcGTCACACTGGCCACAAACCCAGCACCCAAGAGATTGTGAGCTTCTCCAAGCTTTTTGAGGATGAGCTGACCCTGGAACACCTGGAACGGCCGCAGTTGGTAGCGCTTTGCAAattgctggagctgcagcccattGGCACCAACAATCTGCTCCGCTTTCAGCTTCTGCTGAGGCTCAGGACTATCAAGGCAGATGATGAA ATGATTGCCAAGGAAGGAGTCAATGGCTTAAGTGTGTCTGAACTGCAGAGTGCATGCAGAGCCAGAGGGATGCGGTCATTGGGTCTctcagaggagcagctgaaggaacagCTCAGACAG tggCTAGATCTGCACTTAAAAGAGAATGTTCCaccttctctgctcctgctctcacGTGCCTTGTACTTAATAGATGTAAAGCCACAACCTCTTCCAGAAAATAAG ATAAGTGAAACTGAGGAAGTGATGACATCCATTCCTGAAGATCAGGAGACCCTGGTGGATCCTGCCCCCATTGCACAGGCAAGAAAggtcagagaagagcaaaaacaCAAA AATGAAGAGTTTGTACCTCGGCCACCAGAGAAATTACCAGTCTCAGAGGTGCCAGTTAAGCCACTCCAACAAGAG ACTAAACTGGAGGCATCTCAGAGCAGCAAGGCTGGTGCCAATGGAGTCTAG
- the LETM2 gene encoding LETM1 domain-containing protein LETM2, mitochondrial isoform X2, translating to MALRSWSALLALAKPRLRSRGSQLLLHSISPCSPAIALVQLVDLHLNQTCGRPSQRQPHAQPDPRLPHPAAEAVQWFHTSTCVLREPQEQPAPTRGAAPTPTPAGGTENPVGKKSWHQKIVCEVKHYYNGFHLLWIDTKVAARMVWRLLHGQVLTRRERRRLLRTCADLFRLVPFLVFIVVPFMEFLLPVFLKLFPEMLPSTFETESKKEEKQKKKLNAKLELAKFLQETIAEMAKRNKADTGQGKQFSSYVHQIRHTGHKPSTQEIVSFSKLFEDELTLEHLERPQLVALCKLLELQPIGTNNLLRFQLLLRLRTIKADDEMIAKEGVNGLSVSELQSACRARGMRSLGLSEEQLKEQLRQWLDLHLKENVPPSLLLLSRALYLIDVKPQPLPENKISETEEVMTSIPEDQETLVDPAPIAQARKNEEFVPRPPEKLPVSEVPVKPLQQETKLEASQSSKAGANGV from the exons ATGGCACTGCGCAGCTGGAGCGCGCTGCTGGCGCTGGCCAAGCCCAGGCTCAGGTCCAG AggctcccagctcctcctgcactcCATCTCTCCGTGCTCCCCAGCAATTGCTTTGGTCCAACTGGTGGATTTGCACTTAAACCAGACTTGTGGACGCCCTTCACAACGCCAGCCCCACGCACAACCGGACCCCCGCCTGCCTCACCCTGCAGCTGAAGCCGTGCAATGGTTCCACACATCCACCTGTGTGCTCCGGGagccccaggagcagcctgCACCCACCCGAGGTGCTGCACCCACCCCAACACCAGCAGGAGGCACAGAAAACCCTGTAGGGAAAAAATCCTGGCACCAAAAAATTGTCTGTGAAGTGAAGCATTATTACAACGGGTTCCACTTGCTCTGGATTGATACTAAGGTTGCTGCCAGGATGGTGTGGAGGCTGCTGCATGGTCAGGTTCTCACTAGGAGAGAGAGACGAAGG TTGCTGAGGACCTGTGCAGATCTTTTCCGGCTGGTTCCTTTCCTGGTGTTTATCGTTGTTCCCTTCATGGAGTTTCTGTTGCCAGTGTTCTTGAAACTCTTTCCTGAAATGCTGCCCTCAACGTTTGAGACAGAGTCAAAAAAG gaagaaaagcagaagaagaaattaaatgcaaagcTGGAATTAGCAAAGTTCTTGCAAGAGACCATTGCAGAGATGGccaaaaggaacaaagcagaTACAGGACAAGGAAAACAGTTCTCTTCCTATGTGCACCAG attcGTCACACTGGCCACAAACCCAGCACCCAAGAGATTGTGAGCTTCTCCAAGCTTTTTGAGGATGAGCTGACCCTGGAACACCTGGAACGGCCGCAGTTGGTAGCGCTTTGCAAattgctggagctgcagcccattGGCACCAACAATCTGCTCCGCTTTCAGCTTCTGCTGAGGCTCAGGACTATCAAGGCAGATGATGAA ATGATTGCCAAGGAAGGAGTCAATGGCTTAAGTGTGTCTGAACTGCAGAGTGCATGCAGAGCCAGAGGGATGCGGTCATTGGGTCTctcagaggagcagctgaaggaacagCTCAGACAG tggCTAGATCTGCACTTAAAAGAGAATGTTCCaccttctctgctcctgctctcacGTGCCTTGTACTTAATAGATGTAAAGCCACAACCTCTTCCAGAAAATAAG ATAAGTGAAACTGAGGAAGTGATGACATCCATTCCTGAAGATCAGGAGACCCTGGTGGATCCTGCCCCCATTGCACAGGCAAGAAAg AATGAAGAGTTTGTACCTCGGCCACCAGAGAAATTACCAGTCTCAGAGGTGCCAGTTAAGCCACTCCAACAAGAG ACTAAACTGGAGGCATCTCAGAGCAGCAAGGCTGGTGCCAATGGAGTCTAG